The following coding sequences are from one Streptomyces sp. NBC_01232 window:
- a CDS encoding ATP-binding SpoIIE family protein phosphatase, whose product MNFTRWSARFPGTQRRAAARSEHAAAQAKRGEGAVPAARGGRADPGAERPAPAGDGHPADPTVSGTGSSSGSGGGTTAAPSPRTGVLTAVPSLDELSVREVLGRLPALIALVHGPEHRVAYVNDAYTAGFGARTSGAPAHESLPELGELGLLPLLDQVQRSGKSRTAKNRAAPGGGSTYTVTCTPVEFPTAKSETGDGNDTETDRTGVLIHLADVTDHAEAVDRLRASERRQREAAVTLQRSLLPQELEQPDDLRVAATYQPGGTEAAVGGDWYDVITLGAGRTALVIGDVMGRGVRAAAVMGQLRTAVRAYARLDLPPHEVLQLLDGLAAEIDASQIATCVYAVHDPNEGLLAYASAGHLPILVRDEDGTVRRAADPTGPPLGTGGWLHTSGTIALGPGSTAVLYTDGLVERRGEDIDEGVAALERALSGAQGTPAVICDRLMRALGVDADHDDDVAVMVLQQPARTGSDAELFHNAALELLGGIEAAPRARAFAQGVLASWRFPVELCDLGVLAASELVANSLQHGTPPMHLRLRRTDRRLIIEVTDGDDHLPRRRRAEPADETGRGISIIATIASSWGSRRTPGGGKAVWCEFALPDK is encoded by the coding sequence GTGAACTTCACGCGCTGGAGCGCCCGGTTTCCCGGAACGCAGCGCCGCGCCGCCGCCCGGTCCGAACACGCCGCCGCCCAGGCCAAGCGGGGTGAAGGCGCGGTCCCGGCAGCCCGCGGGGGCCGCGCCGACCCCGGAGCCGAGCGGCCCGCGCCCGCCGGCGACGGACACCCCGCCGACCCCACGGTCTCCGGGACCGGAAGCAGCAGCGGCAGCGGCGGAGGCACCACCGCGGCCCCGTCCCCGCGGACGGGCGTCCTCACCGCCGTGCCCTCCCTCGACGAGCTCTCCGTACGCGAGGTCCTCGGCCGGCTCCCGGCCCTGATCGCCCTCGTCCACGGCCCCGAGCACCGCGTCGCCTACGTCAACGACGCCTACACCGCCGGCTTCGGCGCCCGCACCTCGGGCGCCCCCGCGCACGAGTCCCTCCCTGAACTCGGCGAGCTCGGCCTGCTACCGCTCCTCGACCAGGTCCAGCGCAGCGGCAAGTCCCGTACCGCCAAGAACCGCGCCGCACCGGGCGGCGGCAGCACGTACACCGTCACCTGCACCCCGGTCGAGTTCCCCACGGCCAAGAGCGAGACCGGCGACGGGAACGACACGGAGACCGACCGCACCGGCGTCCTGATCCACCTCGCCGACGTCACCGACCACGCCGAGGCCGTCGACCGGCTCCGCGCCAGTGAGCGCCGCCAGCGCGAGGCCGCCGTCACCCTCCAGCGCTCCCTACTCCCGCAGGAGCTGGAGCAGCCCGACGACCTGCGCGTCGCCGCTACCTACCAGCCCGGCGGCACCGAGGCCGCGGTCGGCGGAGACTGGTACGACGTCATCACCCTCGGCGCCGGCCGCACCGCCCTGGTCATCGGGGACGTCATGGGCCGGGGGGTCCGCGCCGCCGCCGTCATGGGCCAGCTGCGCACCGCCGTCCGCGCGTACGCCCGCCTGGACCTGCCCCCGCACGAGGTGCTCCAGCTCCTCGACGGCCTCGCCGCCGAGATCGACGCCAGCCAGATCGCCACCTGCGTCTACGCCGTCCACGACCCCAACGAGGGCCTGCTCGCGTACGCCTCCGCCGGCCACCTCCCGATCCTGGTCCGCGACGAGGACGGCACCGTACGCAGAGCCGCCGACCCCACCGGCCCGCCGCTCGGCACCGGCGGCTGGCTCCACACCTCCGGCACCATCGCCCTCGGCCCCGGCTCCACCGCCGTCCTCTACACCGACGGCCTGGTCGAACGCCGCGGCGAGGACATCGACGAGGGCGTCGCCGCTCTGGAACGCGCCCTCTCCGGCGCCCAGGGCACCCCGGCCGTCATCTGCGACCGCCTGATGCGCGCCCTCGGCGTGGACGCCGACCACGACGACGACGTCGCCGTGATGGTCCTGCAGCAGCCCGCCCGCACCGGATCGGACGCCGAGCTCTTCCACAACGCCGCACTCGAACTCCTCGGCGGCATCGAAGCGGCCCCGCGCGCCCGCGCCTTCGCCCAGGGCGTCCTCGCCTCCTGGCGTTTCCCCGTCGAGCTCTGCGACCTCGGTGTCCTGGCCGCCAGCGAGCTCGTCGCGAACTCCCTCCAGCACGGCACCCCGCCCATGCACCTGCGCCTGCGCCGAACCGACCGCCGGCTGATCATCGAGGTAACCGACGGGGACGACCACCTCCCGCGCCGCCGCCGCGCGGAACCGGCCGACGAGACCGGCCGCGGCATCTCGATCATCGCGACGATCGCCTCCTCCTGGGGCTCCCGCCGCACCCCGGGCGGCGGCAAGGCCGTCTGGTGCGAGTTCGCCCTGCCGGACAAGTAG